Proteins encoded together in one Thermoanaerobaculia bacterium window:
- a CDS encoding low affinity iron permease family protein, with protein sequence MADKPNRLSLLFESFARAVTRFTGSTLAFIVAAAIIIVWGATGPLFRYSDTWQLVINTGTTIVTFLMVFLIQRSQNNDSRAVHLKLNEIVAALEGASSRLVNVEDLSEDELKVLHHYYQRIAELAKSDSNLKESHSIEEAAARHEARMSARGKKAALK encoded by the coding sequence ATGGCAGACAAACCGAATCGACTGAGCCTTCTGTTCGAGAGCTTCGCGCGGGCGGTCACGCGATTCACGGGAAGCACCCTCGCCTTCATCGTCGCGGCGGCGATCATCATCGTGTGGGGCGCGACGGGGCCGCTCTTCCGTTACTCCGATACCTGGCAGCTCGTCATCAACACCGGCACGACGATCGTCACGTTCCTGATGGTCTTCCTGATCCAGCGCTCGCAGAACAACGACTCCCGCGCGGTCCATCTCAAGTTGAACGAGATCGTCGCCGCCCTCGAAGGAGCGAGCAGCCGGCTCGTCAACGTGGAGGACTTGAGCGAGGACGAGCTCAAGGTGCTGCATCACTATTATCAGCGCATCGCGGAGCTCGCCAAGTCGGATTCGAACCTGAAGGAATCGCATTCGATCGAGGAGGCGGCGGCCCGCCACGAAGCGCGAATGTCTGCCCGCGGAAAGAAGGCCGCCCTCAAGTAG